Within the candidate division KSB1 bacterium genome, the region TATGCTTCTTGATCAAAGGTTAATCAGTGAAGAAGATCTACGACGGGCATTAAAATACCATAGAGATACCGGTAAATTATTGGGCCGATGTCTGATTGAGTTAGGAATCATCGATGAAAAATCTTTGATAAAAGCGATAAGCGATCAGATGGAGGTGCAATATGTCTCTCTGAAAAAATACAAATTAGATCCGGAAGTATTGGACTTGGTCCCGCGAGAATTTGCGATGTCTCACAGGGTCTTCCCATTATTCAAGATAGAAAAAAAACTAACTGTGGGGATGGTCAATCCCCTGGATGTAATTGCCATCGATCGCCTTGCTCATATGACAAACCTTCAGATTGAGTCTGTTGTTTGTCATGAACAAGATATAGAAGATGCAATAGAAACCTACTACAAGGGTGGCGATTCTTTTGAAGAAGCCGAACAGCATTTTGATAGCAATGAAGAGGATGAAGAAACTGCTGAACACGATGAATTTAGTTTAAGATTACAAGCAGAAGAAGGACCTGTTATCAAACTGGTTAACATGATTCTTTTGCAAGCGATTAAAGATGGCGCAAGTGATATTCATATCGAACCCAAAGAAAAATCTTTAATCATAAGATACAGAATTGATGGGATACTTCATGAGGTTTTAGCGCCGCCTAAAAATATGCAGTTGGCAATTGTATCACGTATAAAAATTCTTTCACAATTGGATATCGCAAACCTTAGGCTCCCTCAAGATGGACGTTTTCGTTGGAGGCAAGATCGTCATGTCGTTGTTTTTAGAGTTTCCACTTTACCGACGGTATTCGGTGAAAAAATTGTAATGCGTCTCTTGGACAACTCAGATGGAATTTTGGAATTTCCCAAATTGGGCATCAACAAATCCATGATTGAAGATTTTCAACATATCCTTCATAAACCTTATGGTATTGTTTTAGTT harbors:
- the tadA gene encoding Flp pilus assembly complex ATPase component TadA, which produces MAKKNILLGDMLLDQRLISEEDLRRALKYHRDTGKLLGRCLIELGIIDEKSLIKAISDQMEVQYVSLKKYKLDPEVLDLVPREFAMSHRVFPLFKIEKKLTVGMVNPLDVIAIDRLAHMTNLQIESVVCHEQDIEDAIETYYKGGDSFEEAEQHFDSNEEDEETAEHDEFSLRLQAEEGPVIKLVNMILLQAIKDGASDIHIEPKEKSLIIRYRIDGILHEVLAPPKNMQLAIVSRIKILSQLDIANLRLPQDGRFRWRQDRHVVVFRVSTLPTVFGEKIVMRLLDNSDGILEFPKLGINKSMIEDFQHILHKPYGIVLVTGPTGSGKREAARGFAGELFARAGGGDDADRHRRLARSEQHPDLVVFEFTGVTIKVRDEL